The Henckelia pumila isolate YLH828 chromosome 2, ASM3356847v2, whole genome shotgun sequence genome includes a window with the following:
- the LOC140881594 gene encoding protein HOTHEAD-like, producing the protein MAFLGGGVGVYYALLLFFFFITILLTFCRGAEYEHPAQYRYPFIGPSSSFSSPPPPSSNSHLRSGDGAFDYIIVGGGTAGCPLAATLSQNYSVLLLERGGTPFANSNVSFLENFHISLADISPTSASQMFISTDGVFNSRARVLGGGTCINAGFYSRASPSDIKRLGWDAELVNESFPWIEKQIVHRPPFRSWQRAIRDSLVEVGISPFNGFTYDHLYGTKVGGTIFDRFGRRHTAAELLASANPENLRVLVHAVVQKIEFDTTGKRPRAVGVTFKDEKGKIHRAFISKRAHSEVIVSSGAIGSPQLLMLSGIGPKHELEKFNIPVVLDNEFVGKGMSDNPLNTIFVPTIKPVKMSLIETVGITKLGVYIEASCGFGQSTASIHRDHGIASAEIGQLSTIPPKQRTHEAIQAFRERKRNLPYEVFQGGFILEKIAKPLSTGHISLQNTNIEDNPSITFNYFSHPDDLARCVDGIRLVEKILRSERFTNYTQCDKETMEKLLNMSVEANVNLIPKHTNNTSSLEQFCKDTVITIWHYHGGCQVGKVVNSDYRVLGVDRLRVIDGSTFYDSPGTNPQATVMMMGRYMGVKILRERLGRAAGV; encoded by the exons ATGGCTTTTCTTGGTGGCGGTGTTGGTGTTTATTATgctcttcttctcttcttcttcttcatcaccATTTTGCTCACTTTTTGTCGAG GTGCTGAATATGAACATCCAGCGCAATACCGCTACCCATTCATCGGACCCTCAAGCTCATTCTCATCTCCGCCGCCGCCTTCATCCAATTCTCACCTCCGGAGCGGAGACGGCGCGTTCGATTACATCATCGTCGGCGGCGGCACTGCGGGTTGCCCCCTCGCCGCCACCCTGTCGCAAAACTACAGCGTTTTGCTGCTGGAAAGAGGAGGGACCCCGTTCGCCAATTCTAATGTTTCGTTCTTGGAGAATTTCCACATTTCTCTGGCCGACATTTCGCCCACCTCCGCCTCTCAGATGTTCATTTCGACGGATGGGGTTTTTAATTCTAGGGCTCGGGTTTTGGGCGGAGGCACTTGCATTAACGCTGGATTTTACTCCCGGGCAAGCCCAAG TGACATTAAGAGATTAGGCTGGGATGCTGAATTGGTGAACGAGTCATTTCCTTGGATTGAGAAGCAAATTGTTCATCGGCCGCCGTTCAGGTCATGGCAGAGAGCAATTAGGGATAGCCTAGTAGAAGTTGGAATTTCTCCTTTCAATGGATTCACCTACGACCACTTGTATGGTACCAAAGTTGGTGGAACCATCTTTGACAGATTTGGCCGTCGCCACACTGCTGCCGAGCTTCTTGCCTCCGCTAATCCTGAAAATCTCCGTGTGTTAGTACATGCTGTAGTACAGAAAATTGAATTTGATACAACGG GGAAAAGGCCAAGAGCAGTTGGAGTTACTTTCAAAGATGAAAAGGGGAAAATACACCGAGCATTTATCTCAAAAAGAGCTCATAGCGAAGTCATTGTTTCATCCGGTGCAATTGGGAGCCCTCAACTGCTGATGCTTAGTGGTATTGGCCCTAAGCATGAGCTTGAAAAATTCAACATTCCTGTAGTGCTTGATAATGAATTTGTGGGAAAGGGCATGTCTGATAACCCTCTCAACACTATTTTTGTTCCGACTATTAAACCTGTAAAGATGTCCCTCATAGAAACTGTTGGTATTACAAAGTTGGGAGTATACATTGAAGCCAGCTGTGGTTTTGGACAGTCTACTGCGAGTATTCATCGGGATCATGGAATCGCTTCAGCTGAG ATTGGTCAGCTGTCAACTATTCCTCCAAAGCAAAGAACACACGAAGCAATTCAAGCCTTCagagaaagaaaaagaaacctGCCATATGAAGTTTTTCAGGGAGGCTTCATCCTCGAAAAGATTGCCAAGCCACTGTCAACTGGCCACATAAGCTTACAAAACACGAATATTGAGGACAACCCCTCAATCACCTTCAACTACTTTAGTCATCCAGATGATCTAGCACGATGTGTAGATGGAATAAGACTGGTGGAAAAGATTCTTAGATCGGAACGCTTCACCAACTACACACAGTGTGACAAGGAAACAATGGAGAAGTTGCTAAATATGAGTGTGGAAGCCAACGTGAATCTTATACCGAAGCATACCAACAACACATCGTCGCTGGAACAGTTTTGTAAAGACACTGTTATTACAATTTGGCATTATCATGGAGGGTGCCAAGTGGGCAAAGTGGTGAACTCTGATTATAGAGTTCTTGGAGTTGACAGGCTCCGTGTTATTGATGGTTCAACATTCTACGATTCCCCAGGGACTAATCCTCAAGCCACGGTTATGATGATGGGCCG GTACATGGGAGTGAAGATACTGAGAGAGAGATTAGGCAGAGCAGCTGGAGTTTAG